GATTTAAGGCATGTGGATTTGACAGTTTGAGTTTGAACGTTATAAAACAGGTACAAGCGCGTGACACTGTAAACATTCCAGCACTACAAGCGATCAACTTTTCTGTGCTTGCCCTGCTTAGATTTACTAAACGTTGCTATCTCTACTACTTGTCACAGAGACACATTTCATCCTGCTAAAAAAATGGTTGCACATTGAAGTAATTTACAGCGGTGACAATTTAGCTGGTTTGTCTAAGAGCAGAATATTAGCTAAAACAGAATCCTAAAAGTTGTAAAAATGCAAAACTCCTGTTAATGCTTTCTGTCGAGGCCTACGATTGCCACGTTACACTGatctatttctatttatttatttaaaatgcattgtgtgCAATATTTATATGACGGTTATATTATAATCAAACATCTCTATGTTGCTGGCAAAATATTAGAGAAGTTTGGTTTTCGAGTGTTATTTTCTATTCTGCAAGTCATAACATAAGGCTATTAATATACAGCAtaccattttaaaatgcatttggctAAATATTGCTCAAATATTgcatcctaatttttttttttaaacagctaaGATCTTAGGCACAACACACAACTTTGTTTCATTCTAACAAATTTATTGTTCTCGATCATCTCTTACGGAATCACtactgaaattaaattacagtCAAATCATCACATCAAAATATACCCTTCTCACCCTACTGTCAAAGTCAGCTCGTGTAGATTTGTGCTCTTTTAAAAATGAgaatacaaaattaaacaaaacaaataaggttaaaaaaaaaaaaaaaaaaaacattctacacAAGTCTGggggaaataaataataactgtttGGAATAGTTCGTTGTATCccgaataaaatattaaaacaaagcattttaatgaaaaatattaagtaaatcaTTCCGATCAGAATCTGATCTAATGAATCTATATTGCCGGCTTTACATAGTCTTGTTTATTAAAACCTACCAAAGAATACTGCTTGGAAATGGCAGCGCACGAAAACATCCACAGCTCCAGCTCTGGCCCACTTGGCAACGGATGTTCGCGCAGAACATTTTCAAAGAGGTGCAGCCGCGGAATATTCAGTCTTTTCAAAAGTCATCTTTGATTTCAATTCGTCCTCAAAAATCCACGCAAGATCCAgttctttacattaaaaaaaaagtaaaaaaaaaaaaaacattcaaaagatgTGATCTTGGAGATCAGAAATTGAGGGcagtcttttgttgtttttgtgaggATTGGAAGGCcaggggggtggggtggggggaaATCCATTCCATATTTTTGGATAATATTAAACCATGCAGTCCTCTCTGCCAAGTTGGATGGAAGCTTCGTGGATGCCACTGTTCTTCGCATTGTTTCAACTGAATTTCATCCCTTTGTTTGAGGTTTAATGTCccataaaaacatacacaattgCTTGCGTCTTTTGCCTCTCAAACAAGACATTGGTGTAACAGGGTATGGGggtaaaatattttgttgttcattgctaatttctgttatttttcagtTGACGTTAATGCGCCAATATTACCTGGTGGAACGAACTTGTAGTTGTCACCCTCTGGTCGCCCGGTTCGCTCGGCCCAGTTAAACTTGCATCTTTTAAGTAATCTACTAAAAAATGTCCCTGAAAGAAAGAGCAGACACAACCTTTTAGGTTAAGACATTTAAGGGCCTGGAAGAAGATTATCGGGCGGTTTAGGGTTGGGAAGGAAGAGGGGtgatttttttcttgtgaaaaaaatatataacacatcTGCAGTCTCAATATTCCCTCACAATCACAGTATCAAAATGTTTTGCTATCTTGGTGATAGTCTGTGTTTTAtcagatatatataaaatattttttttttttgtcttgtatgCTGTTCTATGTCTCACTGAACATTCGTTTGCAGTCCATGGAGGGGGGCGGTGTATCTGCACTCACATTGCCGACCTGAGAATATACATCCTCCGGCGTCTGCGGCACTCCTGGGGGCGTCatccttttctctttctgtctccgaTTGCAAAACCAAACTCTCACCACCTCCTTCTCCAGCTGCAGGTTGTCCGCTAGAGAGGTTATCTCTTGGGCCGAAGGCTTGGGACATTTCAAGAAGTGACTCTCCAACGCACCTTTGACGCTCACTTCGATGGAGGTGCGCTTCTTGCGCTTCCTGCCCTGAGCCGCAATCTTGTCGATGCTGGTGGGGCTGCCTGTGGAAGAGTCTGCTTCCTCCAGCCATTTATTGAGCAATGGCTTCAGCTTGCACATGTTCTTAAAGCTGAGCTGGAGAGCTTCGAAGCGACAGATTGTAGTCTGTGAGAAGACGTTCCCGTACAGAGTGCCCAACGCCAAGCCCACGTCCGCTTGCGTAAAGCCCAGTTTTATCCGGCGTTGTTTGAACTGTTTGGCAAAGTGCTCTAAATCGTCCGACGTCGGCGCGTCCTCGTCGGAGTGCGGGTCGTGGCTGTTCACTCCGTGGTGTGCTTGCTGGTGATGTTGATGctggtggtgatggtggtggtggtggctgCTGTGATCGAGCTCCGGGGTGTCACCACGCACCAGACCCGGGTGCACTAGGCTTTGGCTGCCCGGCGGACTGAGCATGCCGTTCACCGTGAAGCCTCCGGGCTGCGAGTATATGAGggactgctgctgctgttggctCCCAGTTAGAGAAGGTATGTGGGCAGCGGTGGTGCTACACCAGGCACCCGCGTGATTCTGGTGGGGACCTAAATGTGGGGGCCTGTGATGCAGCGCAGTCCCAGAGTGCAAATCGTCTCTCCCCGAGTTATTTTTCACGTCCTGCTGCTGTTGCGGACTGCCTGTCAATCCAACCGGACTAGACGACCAGTGCGATCCTGCTTCAGCTGCGGCCACTGCGGCAGCTGCAGCCGCCGCTGCAGCGTGAGGCAAGGACGTCACCCACTGGTGAGCGTGGCTCAGCATATGTCCCCCGTTGCTCGCTGCCATTGCGCCCTGCATGAAATCGCTTTGTACCATTTTTACCGCTGGGTCGCCTCTGTACCCACCGGACACCGAGGTTACCGCAGCACTGCCCTGCTGCATCCCAACTCCGGAGTCCGAGTGCACGATCGAGCCGGACGATAATATACTGCTGGGTAGATAAGGGTTGGAAGCCGCTGTGGCCATTCCGCTAACCTTATGAATATGTTTGCAGGTCACCCCCTCCCTTTTGCagaaactttttttaatgcaggCAAATTATATCTCATGAATTATTCAAACTTTAAAAGTCTAACTTGTGTTTTGGCAAACACCATCAACAAAAAGCAAAGAGAAAGGTAGCCTATTGTAGGCGAGAGGACGAAATCCGTTTCTTGAATAATTTGTGCATTCATATATTTCGAACATATGAATGATTGAAACGATAAATTCCACTTTTGTGTCAGCGTTGAAAACCCCTCGAAAGTCCAACAGTCCTTCgatctatattttctttttaaatagtctgaaaacaatttaaaaaaatataaaatatgacagATTAAAAATTGTTTCAAAACTTTGTCCCGCAAGAAACTTCCGGCGCTGGAAGAAGTTGTAATATGCCCTTAAAAATAATAAGTCCAAACGTATGTTCCGTTACCGAGTGGAAAAATATTAAACGTGGTTCTTCCTCAATTCTTTTGTTATTTAGCCGCAGAGATTTCACTTGCGCCGtccctttatttcttttcttttgcagATCCTTTTATGGTCCTGTAAAGCCTGTCTCTTTGTTCGGTTTTGATGTGTTTAAACCTGCCAACCCGCTCCAGTTGTAGTACAATCCAGTATTACAGTGCAAAGCAGTGTTGCATGCCTTCTTTCTCATTCGCTtgttctctctcctctctctctctctctctctctctctctctctctctctctctctctctctctctctctctctatgacaGTTAGCTCCGTCCCTCCCTCAGAGCTCGAGGACACACGAGTGTTTACCCTGTGCTGCGTAGGCTACGTCGTCcacgtttttttttctctcccccaAATAGTAAAGGAAGTCGGGTGTACGGCTCTCGTTGATTGGATAGCACGGGCAAGATTGACAGGTCGCTTCAGGCACTTAGGCCCCCCTTCCGACGATTCCAATTGGttgcttttgaatttaaataaataaatcaagataAATGACTGAAAACTCTAaagaatgtgaaaatgtattaataaatcccCATTTAAGTACAATTTCCCTACGTTTTGGTGAATTATTTTAGTGAATCATTGGCAAGACAATGTACCCGTTGGTGGGCTATTTCCCAgggccataaaaaaaaataacacagttcTTTTTTCCCCAGTCTTAGATAAAAGTGATGAACAGAGACCTCTAATGCAACTGAACTGATCTTGCTGTAATTGAAATTTCGAGATAGGTCTTTTGAAAAGCACTGACCGGCTGCACTTATGTTTACAATCGTTTCATTCTTATTGACAAAAAAGGAGGTCTAAAATAGTTTTTCTCTCAGCTAGTCTGTTGCAATTTTTAAACTCAACTAAGCATGCCCATATAAATATATCGACGCAATAACCATTGCTACTAtcgatttttctctctctttgcgcGATGCTTCCAAGCGGAAACAGAGAGTGCGAGCGAACTCAACGCAAGGAAGGCATTGGGAGAAAGTGGCAACCAAAACGGAACCAAACTGAGCAGTCATTTGGGGATTTGCAAGAAACATCTTTTAATATAACTACCAAGATCGACTGACAATAGGGCAAGCACGACATTCCTTTTCAAATTTGGCGCTGAATTGTTCAGACGTTACCATCAGACCCCTACAACATATGGATTCACCTAGtggtataaataaaaaagttcaaaGAAAATTCGCAGTGATTGACATACGGTAACCCCAGCTTCAACAGAGCGGTGACACTTGGTGTCAAGGGATCTCCTTGTTTATGAACCACAGTTTACTGCTAGAATAATAGTAAGCTATCATAACAAAGACAGGGGAAATGTTAACCAATAATTCTCCATTTTACACCAATAATAATTCTAAAAGCTAATGTGACAGAAAAGCTAGATTTAAAATTTCACGCAGAAGTAGCCTATTGATGTATGACAACACTAAATCAGGTTTTGTAGAAAGCCCAAGAGAGGACTACGCACTCCCCTTCCCAGAAGATTTCCTTTGGATCAGACTCAAAAACCGAGAGAACCTCGTGGATTTGTTTACATTGAATGGCAAAGTAGGGCCACCGCCACGGGGCTCTCTATTCATTAATTTCCAGCAGATTTTGCTGTAAATCAACTGCTATGCATTTCATACTGCTCGCTTTCAAAGAACGTCTCGTGCGGCCAAAAGCAACGTGATAGCCAGCACGAGGAAAGGGATTCACTCACTCTGAGAAGTCGAAGCAATTTGAAACGTTCAAGACTTCGACTTTCaaagtttaatgtttttatctgaaaaaaaaaaagtaggctgtttattatttatttgtttatgtaacaAGGTCCCCGTGTTCCCTGCTGGGGAGATCATTTGTTTTCTGTGCAAGTAGAGAGGGGAAAAATCCCCAAGTATAACAAGACACGAACAGTTAGAGCtgattttcatttgcataaattttcatatattttagtgaAAATAATAGCGGTGCAGAGGAGAGCTCCGCTCAGTTGAGTCAGAGGGAAGAAAATCTTAGGAAGGACCAAAACGGAGGGAGAGAGTCGTTCACTGATGGACGAACAATGCGGTATTTGAGACAGTTTTTCCAGTTATCATGGAATCTTACGGTAAGTGAAAATAAATCAGTATTCAGCGTAATATCAGGTTATAGCTGTATTAACACGCATAATATACCTTAACATTaatctatattctatatatatatatatatatatatatatatatatacatatacatatacatatacacgtCTGTGTTAAAATCAGTAAGACTGTTTAGCTTTAGAAATAGCGAGCAGACGGTTAAGCTGCTGTTTTGTAGTGAATGTCCAGTGGAGAATGTGCAATCAATCAAATTCAAACAGGAGTCCCTCGGTGGAATTCTCAGTGGAGTCGCGTACAAGTGGATATCAGGTCGTTTACATAAATCGATCTCTTACTTCTGTGCCACAGTTTGATGCAACTTGGTCTGCGGGAATGACTTATTTTGGAGCGCGCGACGTATAACGCGAGACGGTAAGGATTTTAGTTGTCACCGAACGACTGTGAGACAACATTGCACACGAGGAGTAGAAACTAGTCTGGCGAGACATGATTAAgcaagccagaaaaaaaaaaaaaagtttaaataatggGGTGGCCAAAATATACATATAgcctatattaatatataaatttagatttaattcgatttaaattgtaaaatttaaatttaaaaaataaaaaataaaaacaaatatatatatatatatatatatatttttttaatgtaatataggCTAGCCTATATGCAAACAGAACGAAAACCTTTCTCTTCGATATTTGTTGGGTTAACTTTATGTGCCCTCCCGGTCGAAGACGCTATAGCTCTCGCCCCACTAAGACCGTTTGTTTCATTCATGGGCAAAGCATTTCTGAACCCTTCCTCTCGGTTGCTATGGTGAGCGGAATAAAAGAAGGAACACTGGTCGCATTAAGCTATATGTTTGTGCACTGGAGTCGAGATGAAAGAGCCAGTCAATCCAAGAACATCTACCAGTGCGCCAAACACACATCTCAGATCCGTATATACAAGCGTCTACAAAAGAGATATACATAAAATAACTGGAATCAATCAGCGCGACCATACAGATTAAATCCCACACTTACACGCTTGACAGTGACGCATGGGGGGATATTTTGTCACCAGCAGGTGTCGCGCTTAGTCAGGATGGTAAAAGCGCAAATGGTGAGTAATTGGGGTATTGTCCTTgaataatcaattattattattattattaatttatttttaggagAAGCATAGGCTACTGATATCATAAACTGATACCTGGTGAAAGCATAATGCAACAAACCCACCTCCGCACAATTAATGAATTCATAagacattaattaaaattattgttaatGCATAAAGACGGTATGCTGTTGGTTTCAAGATTTTTTGACAATGATTCAAATTAGTTTTCAAAAGGATGTTCACC
The Carassius auratus strain Wakin chromosome 31, ASM336829v1, whole genome shotgun sequence DNA segment above includes these coding regions:
- the LOC113050761 gene encoding POU domain, class 3, transcription factor 3-B-like isoform X1; translation: MATAASNPYLPSSILSSGSIVHSDSGVGMQQGSAAVTSVSGGYRGDPAVKMVQSDFMQGAMAASNGGHMLSHAHQWVTSLPHAAAAAAAAAVAAAEAGSHWSSSPVGLTGSPQQQQDVKNNSGRDDLHSGTALHHRPPHLGPHQNHAGAWCSTTAAHIPSLTGSQQQQQSLIYSQPGGFTVNGMLSPPGSQSLVHPGLVRGDTPELDHSSHHHHHHHQHQHHQQAHHGVNSHDPHSDEDAPTSDDLEHFAKQFKQRRIKLGFTQADVGLALGTLYGNVFSQTTICRFEALQLSFKNMCKLKPLLNKWLEEADSSTGSPTSIDKIAAQGRKRKKRTSIEVSVKGALESHFLKCPKPSAQEITSLADNLQLEKEVVRVWFCNRRQKEKRMTPPGVPQTPEDVYSQVGNGHFLVDYLKDASLTGPSEPGDQRVTTTSSFHQVILAH
- the LOC113050761 gene encoding POU domain, class 3, transcription factor 3-B-like isoform X2, which codes for MATAASNPYLPSSILSSGSIVHSDSGVGMQQGSAAVTSVSGGYRGDPAVKMVQSDFMQGAMAASNGGHMLSHAHQWVTSLPHAAAAAAAAAVAAAEAGSHWSSSPVGLTGSPQQQQDVKNNSGRDDLHSGTALHHRPPHLGPHQNHAGAWCSTTAAHIPSLTGSQQQQQSLIYSQPGGFTVNGMLSPPGSQSLVHPGLVRGDTPELDHSSHHHHHHHQHQHHQQAHHGVNSHDPHSDEDAPTSDDLEHFAKQFKQRRIKLGFTQADVGLALGTLYGNVFSQTTICRFEALQLSFKNMCKLKPLLNKWLEEADSSTGSPTSIDKIAAQGRKRKKRTSIEVSVKGALESHFLKCPKPSAQEITSLADNLQLEKEVVRVWFCNRRQKEKRMTPPGVPQTPEDVYSQGHFLVDYLKDASLTGPSEPGDQRVTTTSSFHQVILAH